In one window of Halomarina pelagica DNA:
- a CDS encoding NADH-quinone oxidoreductase subunit N translates to MIPLQTTELSGLVALAPTLAFGLTALGLLVVDSIEPEASNRGLLAGLSVVGSLLALLATGFVLFATGGEPVRLFGGQLIVDGMSLFFTFIFASVTALVSLASYDYLRDTPYQAEFYALVLLAATGMSLMATSNSFATVFVSLELSSLPSYALVAYLKRNRGSVEAGIKYFLIGALSSAVLAYGISLVYGVTGSLLLPEVASALSGGVGDGLLGVLGIGVLMIVGGVAFKTASVPFHFWAPEAYEGAPAPISAFLSSASKAAGFVVAFRVFVTAFPLEANIGVDWVLAFQVLAFVTMFIGNFAAATQENVKRMLAYSSIGHAGYVLIALGALTGAGDSGFILGAGMLHLVVYGFMNTGAFLFVALVEYWGVGRTFEDYNGLATQAPVACVAMTVFLFSLAGLPIGGGFLSKFFLLMAAVDGGVLLLAAALVINSALSLYYYSRVVRAMWIEDPSTPFDIESYPTGLYAAVVAAAVVTVALLPALGLFSDVAFEAAATLF, encoded by the coding sequence ATGATTCCGCTACAAACGACAGAACTCTCCGGGCTGGTCGCGCTCGCGCCGACGCTCGCGTTCGGCCTGACCGCGCTCGGCCTGCTCGTCGTCGACAGCATCGAACCGGAAGCGTCGAACCGCGGCCTGCTCGCGGGGCTCTCCGTCGTGGGGTCGCTGCTCGCGCTGCTCGCGACGGGCTTCGTCCTGTTCGCGACGGGCGGCGAACCGGTCCGGCTGTTCGGCGGACAGCTGATCGTCGACGGGATGAGCCTGTTCTTCACGTTCATCTTCGCGAGCGTGACCGCGCTCGTCAGCCTCGCGAGCTACGACTACCTGCGCGACACCCCCTACCAGGCGGAGTTCTACGCGCTGGTGTTGCTGGCGGCGACGGGCATGTCGCTGATGGCGACGTCGAACTCCTTCGCCACGGTGTTCGTCAGCCTCGAACTGTCCTCGCTTCCCTCCTACGCGCTCGTCGCGTACCTGAAGCGCAACCGCGGGAGCGTCGAGGCGGGCATCAAGTACTTCCTCATCGGGGCGCTCTCGTCTGCGGTACTCGCCTACGGGATCAGCCTCGTCTACGGCGTCACCGGGAGCCTCCTGCTGCCCGAGGTGGCGAGCGCCCTCTCCGGGGGCGTCGGCGACGGCCTGCTCGGCGTGCTCGGCATCGGCGTGCTGATGATCGTCGGCGGGGTCGCGTTCAAGACGGCCTCGGTGCCGTTCCACTTCTGGGCCCCCGAGGCGTACGAGGGCGCGCCCGCACCCATCTCGGCGTTCCTCTCGTCGGCCTCGAAGGCCGCCGGGTTCGTCGTCGCGTTCCGCGTGTTCGTCACCGCGTTCCCGCTCGAGGCGAACATCGGCGTCGACTGGGTGCTCGCGTTCCAGGTGCTCGCGTTCGTGACGATGTTCATCGGGAACTTCGCCGCCGCGACCCAGGAGAACGTAAAGCGCATGCTGGCGTACTCCTCGATCGGGCACGCCGGCTACGTCCTCATCGCGCTCGGCGCGCTCACTGGCGCGGGCGACAGCGGGTTCATCCTCGGCGCGGGGATGCTCCACCTCGTCGTCTACGGGTTCATGAACACGGGCGCGTTCCTGTTCGTCGCGCTCGTCGAGTACTGGGGCGTCGGGCGCACCTTCGAGGACTACAACGGCCTCGCGACCCAGGCACCGGTCGCCTGCGTGGCGATGACCGTCTTCCTGTTCAGCCTCGCGGGGCTGCCCATCGGCGGGGGCTTCCTCTCGAAGTTCTTCCTGCTGATGGCGGCCGTCGACGGCGGCGTGCTCCTGCTCGCCGCCGCGCTCGTCATCAACAGCGCGCTGTCGCTGTACTACTACTCCCGCGTCGTGCGGGCGATGTGGATCGAGGATCCGTCTACGCCCTTCGACATCGAGAGCTACCCGACGGGACTCTACGCCGCGGTCGTCGCCGCGGCCGTCGTCACCGTCGCGCTGCTGCCCGCCCTCGGACTGTTCTCCGACGTGGCGTTCGAGGCGGCCGCGACGCTCTTCTGA